The following are encoded in a window of Diorhabda sublineata isolate icDioSubl1.1 chromosome 5, icDioSubl1.1, whole genome shotgun sequence genomic DNA:
- the LOC130444488 gene encoding leucine-rich repeat protein soc-2 homolog — translation MSHASSDFMLSSEDMPEAESSGTLEHVNKKKFSSGSLSGDVTRPKVVTVKHPESNKLKPTAKKNKQPIQADLDVSKEFIRCKEEGLKRLDLSKSNITLLPPTVRDLHHLSELYLYGNKIVCLPNEIGCLTSLQTLALSENSLTSLPDSLENLRSLKVLDLRHNKLNDIPDVVYKLTSLTTLFLRFNRIRYVGDEIRNLTSLTMLSLRENKIKELPPGIGCLVHLLTFDVSHNHLEHLPVEIGECLDLSTLDLQHNELLDIPDTIGELHQLTRLGLRYNRLSQIPPSLSNCKHMDEFNVEGNAISQLPEGLLSSLSELTSITLSRNIFSAYPSGGPSQFVNVDSVNLEHNQIDKIPYGIFSRAKHLTKLNMKENQLTSLPLDVGTWTNMVELNLGTNQLSKLPDDIQCLQSLEVLVLSNNLLRRIPPSIGNLRKLRVLDLEENRLEQLPQEVGYLKDLQRLIVQSNQLTCLPRAIGHLSNLVFLSAGENNLAYLPEEIGTLENLESLYINDNPTLHNLPFELALCSNLGIMSIENCPLSQIPGEIVAGGPSLVIQYLKMQGPYRAM, via the exons ATGTCACACGCTAGTAGTGATTTTATGCTTTCTTCTGAAGATATGCCTGAAGCTGAATCCTCTGGTACCTTGGAACatgttaataagaaaaaattttcttcggGGTCTCTATCGGGAGACGTTACACGTCCTAAAGTAGTAACGGTGAAACATCCAGAATCTAATAAACTGAAACCTACAGCCAAAAAGAATAAACAACCTATTCAAGCAGATTTAGACGTGTCAAAGGAATTTATAAGATGTAAAGAGGAGGGTTTGAAACGTTTGGATTTAAGTAAATCTAATATAACTCTACTACCGCCTACTGTCCGCGATTTACATCATTTATCTGAACTGTACCTCTATGGTAATAAAATAGTTTGTTTGCCAAATGAAATAGGCTGTTTAACGAGTCTACAAACGTTAGCTTTAAGTGAGAATTCTTTGACTTCCTTACCAGATTCTCTTGAAAATCTGAGATCACTGAAAGTATTAGATTTAAGACATAATAAGCTAAACGATATACCAGATGTGGTATACAAATTAACATCCCTTACTACTTTATTCTTAAGATTTAACAGAATAAGATATGTAGGTGACGAAATTAGGAATTTAACATCATTAACAATGTTGAGTCTacgagaaaataaaataaaagaattacCTCCTGGTATTGGTTGTTTAGTACATTTGTTAACATTTGATGTTTCTCATAATCACTTGGAACATCTACCTGTGGAAATAGGTGAATGTTTGGATTTATCAACATTAGATTTGCAACATAATGAACTCCTAGATATACCAGATACTATTGGAGAACTACATCAATTGACAAGGCTAGGCTTAAG GTACAACAGGTTATCTCAAATCCCTCCATCTTTGAGCAATTGTAAACATATGGATGAATTTAATGTTGAAGGAAATGCTATTTCACAATTACCTGAAGGATTGTTATCAAGTTTAAGTGAACTAACCAGCATCACactatcaagaaatattttttctgcttATCCCTCAGGag GTCCATCTCAATTTGTAAATGTTGATTCTGTTAACTTGGAACATAACCAAATCGACAAAATTCCCTATGGAATATTTTCGAGAGCCAAACATTTGACAAAATTGAATATGAAAGAGAATCAATTGACTTCTTTGCCTCTTGATGTTGGAACATGGACAAATATGGTTGAATTAAATTTAGGAACAAATCAGTTGAGTAAATTGCCTGATGATATACAATGTCTGCAGAGTTTAGAG GTACTTGTTCTTTCAAATAATCTTTTACGCAGAATCCCTCCAAGCATCGGCAACTTACGTAAACTCAGAGTTTTAGATTTAGAAGAAAACCGCTTAGAACAGCTACCACAAGAAGTGGGGTATTTAAAAGATCTTCAAAGGCTCATTGTCCAATCAAATCAGTTAACTTGCTTACCTAGAGCAATCGGGCATCTTAGTAATCTTGTGTTTTTAAGTGCAGGTGAAAATAATTTAGCTTATCTTCCAGAGGAGATTGGTACCCTCGAAAATTTGGAATCATTATATATTAATGATAACCCAACATTACACAACCTCCCTTTTGAATTGGCTCTATGTTCAAATTTGGGAATAATGAgtatagagaattgtcccctgTCTCAAATTCCAGGAGAAATAGTAGCCGGAGGACCTTCTTTGGTGATACAGTATTTGAAAATGCAAGGCCCCTATAGGGCTATGTGA